The nucleotide sequence CGGTGCGGTGACCGAGCGGGATGTCCAGTTTCTCCCCGCCCCACTGACGAAAGAGGGGCACGCCGTCCTCCACGACGGTCCACTCCTGCCGGTCGGAGGAAATCTCCACCTTGGCCGCCCTTAGAAAATAGGGATGCGGGGTGGCGAGCGTGACGGCGGCGAGGTGGCCCGCCAGGCCCGTGGCCAGGGTGATGACCGTGTCCCCGTCAAGCAGGCGTGTCTCGAACGCGGTGGCCGGGTAAAGGACCGCCGATGGCGCCGTCGGACGGTCCAGCAACAGGGCGGTCTCGCGTCCGTCCGGCCCCAGCACGCGGAGGTCGGCGAGGTCGGGCCGGGCGGCGTCGAAGGTCGCATCGGGCAGCGCCAGGCGCACGACGCCGGGCTCCTCGACAGTGAAGGACTGCTGGTACCGCCACTCGGTAGGCACGAGGGCTGCCGTGGCGGTGGCCACGGCGAGCGCGGCCGGCAAGGCGGCGTTACGAAGTGGGCGGAGGAGTCTTTTCATGGACGGGGAGGAACCGCTGGTAGGCGAAGGAGGCGAGGATCGCGATGACGGCCACGGCCATGAGCGCTCCGACGCGGTACAGGGCCTGCAGGCGCGCGAGGTCGTGGAAGAAGAGCTTGAAGAGCGCGACGCTGAGCAGGGCAATGGCGGCATAACGCGGGGCCCGCTGGCCTTTCCAGATGCCGGCGCCGAGGAGACCGAGGGCGAACAGCGCCCAGGCGATGGTATAGGTCATGTCGCGCGCGAAGCTGCCGCTGAACTTGAAGGTCAGGGTGGCGGCCCCCGGGGTCGTGAAGAAGTCGGCGATCTGGATGTTGAGCAGCAGGAAGGCGAGGATCACGGCCAGGGTATTCAGCAACGGCGGGGCGGTGATCCCCAGCACGCGCTCCCGCGGCGGCGCCAGCAGCCGGGCGCCGAGGAAGAGCGCGGCGATCACCAGGCTATAGGCGTAGAGGTACCAGTTGAGGATCGGGGTGTCCCCGCGCACGTGGTAGGAGAAGACCGCGCCGTTCAGGGTGAGGCGCACGAAGGCCACGCCGAGCAGCACAACGCCGGTGGCCCGCAGGCCCGGATGCGGGAGGCGGTGAAATAGCCAGAGCAGTGCCACGCCTTCCAGCGCCCAGCCGATCGTGATCCACTGGCGCTCGAACTGCAGCGGAAAGATGAGCGTGATGAAGAACAGCGTCGCGCCGCCGAACCAGGCGAGCTGGTTGAGGCGCTTGGGGTTGTCAGCCGCACCGCCCTTCAGGATGGCCCCGAGGCTCAGGAGTGGCGGGACGGCGAATAGGGCTGGCAGCAAGCCCATGAATTCATTGGGGGAGGCGGTCGCGATCACGCGGTGCACGAGCGGAAAGTGCGCGATGCCGGCGAGCGCGGCCACGGCCCAGGGGCCGGTGCGGTCGGCGAAGGTGCTTTTGAACAGGAAAGGATAAACCGCGAAGACCGCGTAGAAGCCGAGATACCAAAAGAGGGGCAGGGCCGGGGCGGCGGCGCTGAAGTGGCGCGAATGCCACGCGAACTCGAGCGCCGCGACGCCCGCCAAGGCGCAAAGCGGCAACCAATCGATCCGCAGCAACCGGGCGAGACCGAGCGTCAGCGCCACGAGCAGCAGCGCCAGGCCGAAGATCATCGACGGGTCCGGCACGGCCAGCCGGGCGCTGGCCATGATCAGGAGCAGGAAGGGCAGGAGGGAGGAGAAAGCTGGCAACTGGGCCTGCACGTTGCCGAAGACTTGGTCCGTGGCAGCACCCGCGCCCGCCGGCAGGCGGTCGCCGAGGCGGCGGGCGAGCCAGAAGCTGGCGGCGAAGAAGAACACGGCAAAACCGCCGATGGCCAGCAGCAGCGTGAACGGCAGGTCGAGTCCGGCGGGGACGCGGAAGAGGCACAGGCCGGTGGCGATCAGGGTGAGCACCAACACGGCGGCGACGGAGGCGAGGGAGGCCGTGGCCACGGCGAGGCCGATGGCCAGCACGTCGATCAGCAGGATGGCCGGCCAGATCACGAAGGGCACGGCATCCAGCTGCCAGATGGGCAGCAGCAACAGGAGCAGCGTCAGCGGGGCGAACAGCTGGCTCCAGCCCGTGCCGCCTGCCTCGGGCCGCACCCGCTCCAGCCAGAGCGGGAACACGGTGTGCAGGCCGGCAAAGCCGAGATAGAACGCCAGCGCCCAGGGCAACCGGGCATCGGTCAGGTGGCCACCGGTCCAGAGGCCGAGCAGGGCGAAGGCCGCCAGGCCGGCGAGGACGTGGATCCGGGGCAGAAAGTCATCGCGCCAGGCCAGGCTGAGCAGCGCCGCGTCCAGCAACAGCACGAAGCCGAGGTAGAGCGGGACCTGGCCGGCCACGGACGGGAAGCTGAGAAAGTACAGGGCGTAGGCGAAGCCGACGAGGGGCAGCGCGGCGGCGGTGAGTGAGAACGCGCGGGAGCGCAGGTCGCGGCGGCGCGCCAGCTCGGCGGCGGCGAGATAAAGCGCCGTGGAGCCGAGGCAGACGATCATGGCGACGGGGCTCTTCTCCGCGTTGAAGAACCGCCCGGTCCAGCCGAACAGCATCAACACGGTGCCCGCCGCGCCCATCGGCACCAGGTGGCGCCAGCCGGTGCGCAGGGCCACGGCAATCAGGCCGGCGTCCAGCAGGGCGAGATAACCAAACAGGCCGACCGGGTTGTCCCGGCCGGTGGAAAGCAGCACCGGGGTCAGGAACCCGCCGAGCATGCCGAGGATGGCGACGACCTGGGCCGGCAGCCGCACAGCGAGGATGAAGGCCGTCGCGGTGATCAGTACCATGAGCAGGAAAGTCGGCACCGGCCCGAAGAATGCGAAGTGGTAGACCGAGTTGCAGGCGAAGGTCACCGCGTAGAGCGAGACCACGCCCGCCGCGATGAGCGTCTGCGCCGTGATGCGGTAGCGCTCGCGATCAAGCTTCAGGCCGCCGATGATCAGGCCCGCGCCGGTGAGGAAGCCGAGGGCCACGCGCACCTCGGGCGGGATGAGGTCATGCTCGAAGGAATATTTGACGAAGAACGCGACGCCCAGGAAGAGAGCGAGACCGCCGAGCCAGGCGAAGAGCTTTGCGCCCATGAACTGTTCCCAGTTGATCGCCGGCCGGTCGGGGGTGGCGGGCGGTACATACACCGGCACCGTGGGCCGGGTAGGTGCGGGGATGACCGGTGGCAGGAGAGGCGGCTCGATGACCGAGGGCGTAACGATGGGAGTGGAGGTCGCCGCCGCCGGCATGACGGGCACCGGCGCCACGACCAGCGGAGGTGGGGGCACGACGACCGCGGCCACGGCGGGGGCGGGCGCAACCGGTGGGGTGGGTTGGGGCGGGACCGCGGCCGGGGCCGGCGGGCGGGCGCGGAGATCCCGCAGTTCGTTTTCGGCGTACCCGAGGCGCTGCCGGAGCGAATCCACCTCCGCGTCATGGCCGCGGATCTTCAGGATCGTCCAGAGCGGGAGGATGATCAGGGTGGCGACAAGATAGATCAGCAGGAGGATCAGCAGCGTTTCCATGGGAGCGGGAGGTCGGCGCTCAGCATACCCGAAGCCGGGCGGGGACCGTTAATCGAATAAACTGATGCGGCCCATCGACCGGAAGGGTGGACCGGGGCGGCACGCGGAACGGGCGGTGAGGGAGTGGGTCCGTGACGGGGACACCAAACCGCCGGCCCCACCGGCTGGCAAGCGCAGGCTCGGGACGCAAAAAAGGCGGGACCAGCGGCCCCGCCTTGTTCCGTGGGTCGGTGCGCTTACCGGCCGCGCAAGGCGCGCAGCGTGGCCTGGCCGCGGGGCTTGGCCGGCTCGGTCAGGGAGGCGAGGCCCGCCACGAGGTCGCGGATTTCGGCCTTGGTCAGGACCAGGGCGGCGATCTCGGGCATCGCGGACGGGGCGGATTCAACCGACTTCACCTCGGCCGCGGGGATTTCCAGGGAATCCTGCTCCGCGGTCTTGAGCCGCACGCCGCGCGCGTCGCGCTGGAGGAGGGTGCCGACGATGCTCTCGCCGTTCTGGCGGGTGACCGAGACGATTTCAAAGCCCGCGGCAATCTTGGCACTGGGCTTGATGATCGACTCGAGCAGGTATTCGCGCGACTCGCGGGCACCGATCCCGGCCAGGTCCGGGCCGGCGTCGCCGCCACCGTATTCACCGATCCGGTGGCAGCGCATGCATTGCATGACCGGGTGGCTGGCGAAGATGGGGCGGCTTTTTACGGCATCGCCGCCCTCGAGAGCGACGCGGAACGGGGCGAGCGGATCGGGATCCGCCGCCAACGCGGCCTCGCGGGTCGCGAGCACCTGCTTGATGCGCGGGTCGGCGCGGAGCGCGGCGGCGTCGAGCAGGTCCAGCTGGGCGGCGGCGGGAATCCGGCCGGCCGCCAGCAGTGTGAGCTGGGCGAGGAGGAGTTCGTCGGCGGCCGGATCCTTGGCGTCGCCCAGGGCGCGGAAGGCGGTCTGTTGTTCGCGCGTGGTGCCGCGTTCGACCAGGGCGGCGAGCACGGCCACGGCTTGGGCGGGTTGCAGGCGGCTGATCACGGGCAGGGCGGCGAGCCGGAGATCGGGCAGGTCGCTGGCAGCGGCCAACTGGGCGCTGGCCATCAGGCCGGGGGCGTCAAATCCGTCGAGTGCCTTGAGGGCGGCACTGCGCACGCTGGCGGACTGAGCGGGGTCGGCCACGACGGCGGTGAGGGCGGGGACCGCGTCCTTCAGGCCCAGCGAGCTGATCGCCTTGAGCGCGGCGAGTTGCACGCTGTCCGGTACGCTGGCACCGAAGAGGCCGTCGAGGACGGGGAGGAGGGCGGCGGTGGCGACTTCGGCCGGCCGGGTCTTCTCGGCGAGCGGCCGGTAGATGCCGACGAGCCGGTCGCGGGCGGGCGGGGCCGGCCAGAGGGAAAGCAGGACGAGCGCCTCCTCGCGGATCGCCGGCGAGCCGCCGCGGGCGGCGAAGGTCGCGAGGGCGGCGGCGTTCTCGGCGGTGCCGAGGCGGAAGTGGGCGTTGAGCGCGCGGAGCAGCACGGCTTCGTCGTTGATCCGCTGGCCGGTGAGACCGGCGAGCGCCGCGTACGCGGCGGGGACGGGGGCGTCGTTGATGGCGAGGGCCGCCTCGCGGACGACCGCCGGTTCCCGGTCGGCGAGGAAGAGGGCGAGATGCGCGCTTTGCAGGCGGCGCAGGGCCAGCACGGCGGCCAGGCGAACCGGGGCGGAATCGTCTGAGGCGAGCGCCGCGAGCGCTTCGGTCGTCGCGCAGCGGGCGAGGCTGAGCGTGAGCGCGTGGCGCAGGGTGGCGTCGGTGTCGGCATTGGCGCGCACGGCGGCGATCAGAGCGGGCGTGGCGGCGGCCACCTGGATTTTGCCGAGCGCTTCGGCGGCGAAGAATTGCACGCGGAGCGACTCGTCCGCGAGCGCGGCGACAAGCGCATTGGCGGCCGCGGCGTCGCGGAGGTCACCGAGGGTCTTGGCGGCCTGGGCACGGATCTCGGGGTCGGCGTGCTGCAGCAGGGGACGCAGGACCGGCAACACGGCCGCATCCTGGCGGGCCAGCTGGCCGAGGCCCCACACGGCGTGGCGACGGGCGAGTTCGGAGGCGCCGCTCAGGGCGGTGGCGAACCGGGTCACGCCCGTGGTGCCGCGCTCGGCGAGGGTGTACTGGGCCTCGAGGCGCACGCGCCAGTCGGCGTGGGCGAGGAGAGCGGCCAGCTCATCGTCGGATTTCTTGGTGAAGTCCGAGCCGATGAGCGCCTGGATGGCCTTGAGCGCGGGATCGTTGGCGCGGGTCGGATCGGCGATCGTGTAGATGCGGCCTTTCTTGGATTTCGGCCAGCCCTCGGCCCAGTCGGAGTAGTAGAGTTTGCCGTCGGGACCGAAGCGGACGTCCGTCGGCAGCGCGCCGGTGAGGAAGGGCGCGGCGGTCTCGACCGCGTAGGAGGCACCGGCGGGTTTCAGTTTGTAGCTGAAGATGCCGGAGTTGGAGATCGCACCCTTGAAGTGCGTGATGAAAAGGTGGCCGGCGTACGCGGGGGTCAGGCCGGTGCCGGGGTAGTACGCGATGCCGGAGGGGCCGTCCTCGATGTTGCAGATCGGCGGGACCAGGTAAGCAGGCTGGCCGGCGTGGCGCGGGTGCCAGAGCTTCTCGGTGTTCCATGGGCCGGCGTTGCCGCGCGGGGCGAACTGGTAGCCGACGCGCCAGCCGCTGTCGCCGCCCTCGACGACGTGCACAAGGCGTTCCTCGTCGCCCTGGTCGGAGTCGTTGTCCCCGGTGAAGAGGTCGCCGAATTCGTTGAACGCGAGGGACTGCGGGTTGCGCAGGCCGTTGGCGAAGAGCTCGAGGCCGGAGCCGTCGGGCCAGCAGCGGAAGACTGCGCCGGTGTCGGGGGTTTCGACGCGGCCGCCTTCCTTGGTCGGCACGCTGGCGCCGCGGTCACCAATGGAGAAATAGATCCGGCCGTCGGGCCCGAGGGTGAGGCCGTGCAGGTCATGGCCGGTGAAATTAAAGCGCACGCCGAAGCCGCGGAAGACCTCGGTGCGGGTCTCGGCCTTATCCTTGCCCGTGAATTTCCAGAGGGCGGGGATGTTGGTGAACCAGACGTCGCCACGGTGGGCGAGGACGCCGGAAGCGACGCCGTCGAGCGGGCTGCGGAAGTTGTCGGCGTAGACGGAAGATTTGTCGGCGGTGCCGTCGCCGTCGCTGTCCTCGAGGAGGACGAGGCGCTCGGACTCGATCGAAAGTTGCTTCACGCCCTCCGGCCCGAAGTGCCGGGTGACGCTGGCCAGCCAGTCGTCCTGGTTGCGGTTGGCGAGGTCGTCCTCGAGGGTCCACATGTAGCCGCGGATATCGAGGGTGCTGGAGCCGTAGCGGTGGGTCTCGGAGACGAAGACCCGGCCCAGGGCGTCGAGGTTGAAAGCGACGGGGTTGCCGAACATCGGCTCGGCGGCCCAAAGGTGGGCGGTGAGGCCGGGGGGCAGCTGCATGCGCCCGAGGGCGAGGCGGGCCTCGTCGGAGGCGGCTTCGATCACCGGCTCGGGGCGGCGGTCCTCCGCGGCGAGTTGACCGCGGGCGGCGGTGGCGCCGCTGGTTTCAGCGGCGGCGAGCGTGGGGGCAAGGTTGAGGAGAGCCAGGACCAGGATGACGGGCATCAACCGGCTGGCAGCGGGGCGGGGTAGGCGTGGCAGCATGCAGTCGCGAAAGCTAGGGCTCCGGCCTCGAATAGCAAGGGGCGGCGCGCGGGTTTTTCCGTCCTAAGAACGCGTGTTTCCGGGTGGAGATGGCTTGCCGCAGGTGGCCGGTTCCGGCGGGATGGCGCCATGAGTTTCATCGTGTGGACGAACCATGTTTTCCGGCCCGAGGCCCTGGTGCTTTTCCGCGAGGCGCTGGCGGCGGGCGGGCACCGGTTGGTGGTTTCCCCAAGGCCAGCCCGATGGTGCTGGCGGCCGGCGGGGCTGACCCGACTCTTGAGGAGGCGGAGGTGGCGTTCGGCCAACCCGACATCGCACAGGCGATGGCCTGCCCGCGGCTCAAGTTCATCGAGCTGAGCTCGGCCGGCTACACCCGCTATGACCGGGGTGATTTTCGCACCAACATGCAGGGGCGCGGCGTGGCCGTCACCAACGCCTCGCAGGTCTTCGCCGACCCGTGCGCCCAGCACGTGTTGGCGCAGATGCTGGCGCTGGAGCGCAACCTGCCGGTGCAACTGCGCAACCAGGATGGCCCGCGCGAATGGCGGTACCTCGAGGACCGCTTCACGAACGGCACCCTCACCCGCCGCCGCGTGCTCCTGCTGGGTTACGGTGCCATCGGGCGCCGGCTCGCCGCGCTGCTGCAGCCCTTCGGGACCCAGGTCTCCGCGTACCGGCGCACGCCGGGGGCGGAGGCGGGGGTGACGATGGTGGACGCAGCCGGCCTGCCCGCGGCCCTGGCGGCGGCGGACCATGTCGTGAACATCCTGCCCGATTCCCCGGCGACCACCGGCTGGATGTCGGCCGCGCGGTTTGCGCAGATGAAGCCCGGCGCGCGTTTCTACAACATTGGCCGGGGCACGACGGTGGACCAGCCGGCGCTGATCGCCGCGTTAATTTCAGGCCAGGTGGGGGCGGCCTACCTCGATGTGATGGATCCGGAGCCGCTGCCACCGACTCATCCGTTATGGTCCGCCCCAAACTGCTTCATCACCTGTCACATCGGCGGCGGCACCCGGGACCAGGATGAAAACCTGGCGGCCCATTTCCTCGCCAACCTGGCGGCCTTCGGGCGTGGCGGGACGCTGACCGACCGGATCATGTGAGCCGGGCGCCGGCGGGTCGACCG is from Lacunisphaera limnophila and encodes:
- a CDS encoding DUF2339 domain-containing protein — its product is METLLILLLIYLVATLIILPLWTILKIRGHDAEVDSLRQRLGYAENELRDLRARPPAPAAVPPQPTPPVAPAPAVAAVVVPPPPLVVAPVPVMPAAATSTPIVTPSVIEPPLLPPVIPAPTRPTVPVYVPPATPDRPAINWEQFMGAKLFAWLGGLALFLGVAFFVKYSFEHDLIPPEVRVALGFLTGAGLIIGGLKLDRERYRITAQTLIAAGVVSLYAVTFACNSVYHFAFFGPVPTFLLMVLITATAFILAVRLPAQVVAILGMLGGFLTPVLLSTGRDNPVGLFGYLALLDAGLIAVALRTGWRHLVPMGAAGTVLMLFGWTGRFFNAEKSPVAMIVCLGSTALYLAAAELARRRDLRSRAFSLTAAALPLVGFAYALYFLSFPSVAGQVPLYLGFVLLLDAALLSLAWRDDFLPRIHVLAGLAAFALLGLWTGGHLTDARLPWALAFYLGFAGLHTVFPLWLERVRPEAGGTGWSQLFAPLTLLLLLLPIWQLDAVPFVIWPAILLIDVLAIGLAVATASLASVAAVLVLTLIATGLCLFRVPAGLDLPFTLLLAIGGFAVFFFAASFWLARRLGDRLPAGAGAATDQVFGNVQAQLPAFSSLLPFLLLIMASARLAVPDPSMIFGLALLLVALTLGLARLLRIDWLPLCALAGVAALEFAWHSRHFSAAAPALPLFWYLGFYAVFAVYPFLFKSTFADRTGPWAVAALAGIAHFPLVHRVIATASPNEFMGLLPALFAVPPLLSLGAILKGGAADNPKRLNQLAWFGGATLFFITLIFPLQFERQWITIGWALEGVALLWLFHRLPHPGLRATGVVLLGVAFVRLTLNGAVFSYHVRGDTPILNWYLYAYSLVIAALFLGARLLAPPRERVLGITAPPLLNTLAVILAFLLLNIQIADFFTTPGAATLTFKFSGSFARDMTYTIAWALFALGLLGAGIWKGQRAPRYAAIALLSVALFKLFFHDLARLQALYRVGALMAVAVIAILASFAYQRFLPVHEKTPPPTS
- a CDS encoding PVC-type heme-binding CxxCH protein yields the protein MLPRLPRPAASRLMPVILVLALLNLAPTLAAAETSGATAARGQLAAEDRRPEPVIEAASDEARLALGRMQLPPGLTAHLWAAEPMFGNPVAFNLDALGRVFVSETHRYGSSTLDIRGYMWTLEDDLANRNQDDWLASVTRHFGPEGVKQLSIESERLVLLEDSDGDGTADKSSVYADNFRSPLDGVASGVLAHRGDVWFTNIPALWKFTGKDKAETRTEVFRGFGVRFNFTGHDLHGLTLGPDGRIYFSIGDRGASVPTKEGGRVETPDTGAVFRCWPDGSGLELFANGLRNPQSLAFNEFGDLFTGDNDSDQGDEERLVHVVEGGDSGWRVGYQFAPRGNAGPWNTEKLWHPRHAGQPAYLVPPICNIEDGPSGIAYYPGTGLTPAYAGHLFITHFKGAISNSGIFSYKLKPAGASYAVETAAPFLTGALPTDVRFGPDGKLYYSDWAEGWPKSKKGRIYTIADPTRANDPALKAIQALIGSDFTKKSDDELAALLAHADWRVRLEAQYTLAERGTTGVTRFATALSGASELARRHAVWGLGQLARQDAAVLPVLRPLLQHADPEIRAQAAKTLGDLRDAAAANALVAALADESLRVQFFAAEALGKIQVAAATPALIAAVRANADTDATLRHALTLSLARCATTEALAALASDDSAPVRLAAVLALRRLQSAHLALFLADREPAVVREAALAINDAPVPAAYAALAGLTGQRINDEAVLLRALNAHFRLGTAENAAALATFAARGGSPAIREEALVLLSLWPAPPARDRLVGIYRPLAEKTRPAEVATAALLPVLDGLFGASVPDSVQLAALKAISSLGLKDAVPALTAVVADPAQSASVRSAALKALDGFDAPGLMASAQLAAASDLPDLRLAALPVISRLQPAQAVAVLAALVERGTTREQQTAFRALGDAKDPAADELLLAQLTLLAAGRIPAAAQLDLLDAAALRADPRIKQVLATREAALAADPDPLAPFRVALEGGDAVKSRPIFASHPVMQCMRCHRIGEYGGGDAGPDLAGIGARESREYLLESIIKPSAKIAAGFEIVSVTRQNGESIVGTLLQRDARGVRLKTAEQDSLEIPAAEVKSVESAPSAMPEIAALVLTKAEIRDLVAGLASLTEPAKPRGQATLRALRGR
- a CDS encoding D-2-hydroxyacid dehydrogenase codes for the protein MVLAAGGADPTLEEAEVAFGQPDIAQAMACPRLKFIELSSAGYTRYDRGDFRTNMQGRGVAVTNASQVFADPCAQHVLAQMLALERNLPVQLRNQDGPREWRYLEDRFTNGTLTRRRVLLLGYGAIGRRLAALLQPFGTQVSAYRRTPGAEAGVTMVDAAGLPAALAAADHVVNILPDSPATTGWMSAARFAQMKPGARFYNIGRGTTVDQPALIAALISGQVGAAYLDVMDPEPLPPTHPLWSAPNCFITCHIGGGTRDQDENLAAHFLANLAAFGRGGTLTDRIM